Proteins encoded together in one Panthera uncia isolate 11264 chromosome A2, Puncia_PCG_1.0, whole genome shotgun sequence window:
- the CDC37 gene encoding hsp90 co-chaperone Cdc37, whose amino-acid sequence MVDYSVWDHIEVSDDEDETHPNIDTASLFRWRHQARVERMEQFQKEKEELERGCRECRRKVAECQRRLKELEAAEGEGSKAELERLQAEAQQLRKEERSWEQKLEEMRKKEKSMPWNVDTLSKDGFSKSMVNTKPEQAEEESEEVREQKHKTFVEKYEKQIKHFGMLRRWDDSQKYLSDNVHLVCEETANYLVIWCIDLEVEEKCALMEQVAHQTIVMQFILELAKSLKVDPRACFRQFFTKIKTADRQYMEGFNDELEAFKERVRGRAKLRIEKAMKEYEEEERRKRLGPGGLDPVEVYESLPEELQKCFDVKDVQMLQDAISKMDPTDAKYHMQRCIDSGLWVPNSKSSEAKEGEEAGPGDPLLEAGPKPGDKKDVSA is encoded by the exons ATGGTGGACTATAGCGTGTGGGACCACATCGAGGTGTCTGACGATGAGGACGAGACGCACCCCAACATCGACACGGCCAGTCTCTTCCGCTGGCGGCACCAG GCCCGGGTGGAGCGCATGGAgcagttccagaaggagaaggaggagctggagaggggcTGCCGCGAGTGCAGGCGCAAGGTGGCCGAGTGCCAGCGGAGGCTGAAGGAGCTGGAGGCGGCGGAGGGCGAGGGCAGCAAGGCGGAGCTAGAGCGGCTGCAGGCTGAGGCTCAGCAGCTGCGCAAGGAGGAGCGGAGCTGGgagcagaagctggaggagaTGCGCAAGAAGGAGAAGAGCATGCCCTGGAACGTGGACACGCTCAGCAAGGACGGCTTCAGCAAg AGCATGGTCAACACCAAGCCAGAGCAGGCGGAGGAGGAGTCGGAGGAAGTGAGGGAGCAGAAACACAAAACGTTCGTGGAGAAGTACGAGAAACAGATCAAGCACTTTG GCATGCTCCGTCGCTGGGACGACAGCCAGAAGTACCTGTCGGACAACGTCCATCTGGTGTGCGAGGAGACCGCCAACTACCTGGTCATCTGGTGTATCGACCTAGAGGTGGAGGAG AAATGTGCACTCATGGAGCAGGTGGCCCACCAGACCATCGTCATGCAGTTCATCCTGGAGCTGGCTAAGAGCCTGAAGGTGGATCCCCGCGCCTGCTTCCGGCAGTTCTTCACCAAGATCAAG ACAGCCGACCGCCAGTACATGGAGGGCTTCAACGACGAACTGGAGGCCTTCAAGGAGCGCGTGCGGGGCCGCGCCAAGCTGCGCATCGAGAAGGCCATGAAGGAATACGAGGAGGAGGAGCGCCGGAAGCGGCTCGGCCCCGGCGGCTTGGACCCCGTGGAGGTCTACGAGTCTCTCCCTGAG GAACTGCAGAAATGCTTCGACGTGAAAGATGTGCAGATGCTTCAAGACGCCATCAGCAAGATGGACCCCACC GATGCGAAGTACCACATGCAGCGCTGCATCGACTCTGGCCTCTGGGTCCCCAACTCCAAGTCCAGCGAGgccaaggagggggaggaggcaggcccCGGGGACCCCTTGCTGGAAGCCGGCCCCAAGCCAGGCGACAAGAAGGATGTCAGCGCGTGA